From the genome of Cedecea lapagei, one region includes:
- a CDS encoding PadR family transcriptional regulator, giving the protein MRIHHEQNHPEGRARHRRERLFDANDIRLLILHLLAGGPAHGYELIKSIESLAKGEYVPSPGIIYPNLTLMEEMGLITVGEGQSGKKSFTLTAEGKTSLEQQQSELEAVTTRLATLGVLGGNRRLPEVQRAIHNFKTALHAKLGSTELSKETLYKIIDTLDQAAKDIERS; this is encoded by the coding sequence ATGCGTATTCATCATGAACAAAACCATCCGGAAGGGCGTGCCCGCCATCGCCGTGAACGCCTGTTTGACGCCAACGACATCCGCCTGCTGATTCTGCATCTTTTGGCTGGCGGCCCGGCGCACGGCTACGAGCTTATAAAGTCCATTGAAAGCCTGGCGAAAGGGGAATATGTGCCGAGCCCCGGCATTATTTATCCTAACCTGACGCTGATGGAGGAAATGGGCTTAATCACGGTGGGCGAAGGGCAGAGCGGGAAAAAATCCTTCACGCTGACGGCAGAAGGAAAAACCTCGCTTGAACAGCAGCAGTCCGAACTGGAAGCGGTGACCACCAGGCTGGCCACCCTCGGCGTTCTCGGCGGCAACCGCCGTTTACCCGAGGTACAGCGGGCGATTCATAACTTCAAAACGGCGCTGCACGCTAAACTGGGCAGCACTGAGCTTTCGAAAGAGACGCTGTACAAAATCATCGACACGCTGGATCAGGCGGCCAAAGACATCGAGCGTAGTTAG
- a CDS encoding DUF4186 domain-containing protein: MNNPDSVFQRLIRSPFRQRFQLGPKERQYCIDKGPETVTRHAEEFIALRLAPAEPKNDGKQTPMRGHPVFIAQHATATCCRGCLVKWHAIPAGRALTDEEQRYVVGILYRWLTAQMTGQKP, from the coding sequence GTGAACAATCCCGATAGCGTTTTTCAGCGCCTTATACGCTCCCCGTTTCGCCAGCGTTTCCAGCTCGGCCCAAAAGAACGCCAGTACTGTATCGATAAAGGCCCGGAAACCGTCACCCGCCACGCCGAAGAGTTTATCGCCCTCCGCCTGGCACCTGCCGAGCCGAAAAACGACGGCAAACAAACGCCCATGCGCGGCCACCCGGTTTTTATTGCCCAACATGCCACGGCGACCTGCTGCAGAGGCTGCCTGGTTAAATGGCACGCGATACCGGCGGGAAGAGCGCTGACCGATGAAGAGCAGCGCTATGTGGTGGGCATTTTATATCGCTGGCTAACGGCACAAATGACGGGGCAAAAACCTTAA
- a CDS encoding GNAT family N-acetyltransferase, translated as MSPILTLRDATRDDIETLFSIRTSVNENHLSREEMAEMGITPQTIADIIAESPCIWLADVDGQPAGFAMVTAEEACLFAMFVLPQFEGLGVGKLLLKKAEAFLFAQQPTIWLETAAGSRAANFYQRHGWQPVGEQDGEDIRFEKSRPAAVKQ; from the coding sequence ATGTCACCTATCCTGACCCTCCGTGATGCCACACGGGACGATATCGAGACGCTTTTCTCCATCCGTACCAGCGTCAATGAGAACCATCTTTCGCGCGAAGAAATGGCGGAAATGGGCATCACACCGCAGACTATTGCGGATATTATTGCCGAATCCCCATGCATCTGGCTGGCAGACGTTGATGGTCAGCCCGCTGGTTTTGCCATGGTGACTGCCGAAGAGGCCTGCCTGTTTGCGATGTTCGTCCTGCCGCAGTTTGAAGGTCTGGGCGTTGGTAAGCTGCTGCTGAAAAAAGCCGAGGCGTTTCTGTTTGCCCAACAGCCCACCATCTGGCTGGAAACGGCAGCAGGCAGCCGTGCTGCAAACTTTTATCAACGCCACGGCTGGCAGCCGGTGGGTGAGCAAGACGGCGAAGATATTCGCTTCGAAAAATCACGCCCCGCTGCTGTGAAACAGTAG